A single window of Patescibacteria group bacterium DNA harbors:
- the smpB gene encoding SsrA-binding protein SmpB produces the protein MPILAKNKKILFDYEILEKFEAGIVLTGAEVKSVKQGQVNLKGSYITFLDNEPFLMNARISPYKPAKKTQKDYNPEQKRKILLRKNEISKLRGKLETKGLTIAPISVYTKNNLIKLEICLIKGKKKYEKRETIKKRDIDRKIRERMKSLK, from the coding sequence ATGCCGATTTTAGCAAAAAACAAAAAAATATTATTTGACTATGAAATTCTGGAAAAATTTGAAGCCGGGATTGTTTTAACTGGCGCGGAAGTAAAGTCAGTAAAGCAAGGACAAGTCAATTTAAAAGGCAGTTATATAACTTTTTTAGATAATGAGCCATTTTTAATGAACGCGCGAATCAGCCCATACAAGCCGGCAAAAAAAACGCAAAAAGATTATAATCCTGAACAAAAAAGAAAAATTCTTCTGCGAAAAAATGAAATATCAAAATTGCGCGGAAAATTAGAAACAAAGGGCTTGACAATCGCCCCTATTTCAGTATATACTAAGAATAATTTGATAAAACTTGAAATATGCTTAATTAAAGGAAAAAAGAAATATGAAAAACGCGAAACAATTAAAAAAAGGGACATTGACAGAAAGATAAGAGAAAGGATGAAATC
- the amrA gene encoding AmmeMemoRadiSam system protein A, which translates to MDKYIELVKQTIESYIKNNTIISVPKNLPDNFYFKKAGVFVTIKNKNKLRGCIGTYIPTKKNIAKEIISNAVSACSRDTRFYPITKNELPDLNYEISILNPPQLIKNIKNHDVKKHGIIIKCVDGKCGLLLPDLDGIDLTSQQIAIACEKGGINPKIDKTILYYFTIEKHG; encoded by the coding sequence ATGGACAAATATATTGAATTAGTAAAACAAACAATAGAATCTTATATAAAAAATAACACTATTATTAGTGTTCCAAAAAATCTGCCTGATAATTTTTATTTTAAAAAAGCAGGCGTTTTTGTAACTATTAAAAATAAGAATAAATTGCGCGGATGCATTGGAACTTATATTCCAACTAAAAAAAATATTGCAAAAGAAATTATCAGCAACGCTGTTTCAGCTTGCTCGCGAGACACTCGATTCTATCCTATTACAAAAAACGAACTGCCTGACTTGAATTATGAAATAAGTATTTTAAATCCGCCACAATTAATAAAAAACATTAAAAATCATGATGTTAAAAAACACGGCATAATTATTAAATGCGTTGATGGAAAATGCGGGCTTCTTCTTCCTGACTTAGACGGTATAGATTTAACAAGCCAGCAAATAGCCATTGCCTGCGAAAAAGGAGGTATTAATCCTAAAATTGACAAAACTATTCTGTATTATTTTACAATTGAAAAACACGGATAA
- the amrS gene encoding AmmeMemoRadiSam system radical SAM enzyme, with product MKECLNYKKIDSETLQCLTCFHFCKIKKNKTGICGIRQNIKGKLYLLTYCKAIALNVDPIEKKPLFHFFPGSKSLSFGTVGCNMRCKNCQNYDISQIFGYKGTVANYKKLNFGYPVPPEQIVNEALKTKCKSIAYTYNEPTVFLEYALDTMKLARKKGIKNVWISNGFMSKQTLDLIIKYVDAVNIDIKSFDNEFYKSNCGAKLKPVLENCKRLVKEKIWLEITTLIIPTLSDNEKTLKQIAKFIKNELGDFVPWHISAFSGAISWKLQHIPDTPIKTIEKIYKIGKLEGLKYIYVGNLWKNGMENTYCPQCNNIVVERIGYNIEKKDKKGKCADCKTQIQGIF from the coding sequence ATGAAGGAATGTTTAAATTATAAAAAAATTGATTCTGAAACTTTGCAATGCTTAACTTGTTTTCATTTTTGTAAAATCAAAAAAAACAAAACTGGAATCTGTGGAATAAGGCAAAACATAAAAGGAAAATTATACTTGCTAACTTACTGCAAAGCTATTGCTCTAAATGTTGATCCTATTGAGAAAAAACCTCTTTTTCATTTTTTCCCTGGATCAAAATCTCTTTCTTTTGGAACCGTTGGATGCAATATGCGATGCAAGAATTGTCAAAATTACGATATTTCTCAAATATTCGGATATAAAGGAACGGTCGCAAATTATAAAAAATTAAATTTTGGATATCCTGTTCCACCAGAACAAATAGTTAACGAAGCATTAAAAACAAAATGTAAAAGCATTGCCTACACATATAATGAGCCGACTGTTTTTTTAGAATACGCTTTAGACACAATGAAACTGGCAAGAAAAAAAGGAATTAAAAATGTTTGGATTTCTAATGGATTTATGTCAAAACAAACATTGGATTTGATAATAAAATATGTGGACGCTGTTAATATTGACATTAAATCATTTGATAATGAATTTTACAAATCAAACTGCGGAGCTAAATTAAAACCTGTGTTAGAAAATTGTAAACGATTGGTAAAAGAAAAAATTTGGCTGGAAATAACTACTCTAATTATCCCCACTCTTTCTGATAATGAAAAAACATTAAAACAAATAGCTAAATTTATAAAAAATGAACTTGGGGATTTTGTTCCTTGGCATATTAGCGCTTTTTCAGGAGCGATTTCATGGAAACTTCAACATATTCCTGACACGCCGATTAAAACAATAGAAAAAATTTATAAAATAGGAAAACTAGAAGGTTTAAAATATATTTACGTTGGAAATCTTTGGAAAAATGGAATGGAAAATACTTATTGCCCACAATGCAATAATATTGTTGTTGAAAGAATCGGTTATAATATAGAAAAAAAAGACAAAAAAGGAAAATGCGCTGATTGCAAAACTCAAATTCAAGGAATTTTTTAA